In Candidatus Polarisedimenticolaceae bacterium, a single window of DNA contains:
- a CDS encoding acyl-CoA dehydrogenase family protein, with protein sequence MSTQPTPQPHVTEQESMRVAEAARQKEWKEPSFLKELFLGDFQLRLIRPLPDTIKERPEFSAYYAKFKTFLEEQVDPVEIDEKGEYPDHVVEGLRRMGAFGMKIPTEYGGLGFTQVEYGRMMELVGSYDGNICALLSAHQSIGVPQPIKMFGTKEQKERFLPRCAKGAISAFALTEDGVGSDPARLATTVEPTADGKGYVIHGEKLWCTNGTCAELFVVMAKHKDSKKISAFVVEASAPGVSVVHKCRFMGLRAIENGVIKFDRVTIPKENLIGQEGQGLKIALVTLNTGRLSIPAAVTGIAKVNVETCRKWASERAQWGAVIGKHEAIAHKIADMAATTYAMESVSDLASRMSDRGGYDIRLEAAAAKEFNTFRGWEVADETMQIRGGRGYETERSLEARGEAPMPVERAMRDFRINKIFEGSSEIMHLFMAREAVDKHLEIAGDLIDPEKTGGEKFSALMRAAAFYAVWYPGRWFGWGLWPRYAGFGKLAPHLRFAERSCRKLARSVFHGMIVHGPKLQKKQAFLFRLVDVGLELFAISACCSRARAMRDERNPDTARAEELADLYCRNAQRRVKRLFKDLWNNDDVLKYRVGQHVLDGTHAWLEENSMGALPVRLREKQGVSA encoded by the coding sequence CGAGTTCAGCGCGTACTACGCGAAGTTCAAGACGTTCCTCGAGGAGCAGGTCGACCCGGTCGAGATCGACGAGAAGGGGGAGTACCCCGATCACGTGGTCGAGGGGCTCCGGCGGATGGGCGCGTTCGGAATGAAGATCCCGACCGAATACGGCGGCCTCGGGTTCACCCAGGTCGAATACGGCCGGATGATGGAGCTCGTCGGCAGCTACGACGGGAACATCTGCGCGCTGCTCTCCGCGCACCAGTCGATCGGCGTTCCGCAACCGATCAAGATGTTCGGCACGAAGGAGCAGAAGGAGCGGTTCCTTCCGCGCTGCGCGAAGGGGGCGATCTCGGCGTTCGCGCTGACCGAGGACGGGGTCGGATCGGATCCCGCGCGCCTGGCGACGACGGTGGAGCCCACCGCGGACGGCAAGGGATACGTGATCCACGGCGAGAAACTCTGGTGCACCAACGGCACCTGCGCCGAGCTGTTCGTCGTCATGGCCAAGCACAAGGACTCGAAGAAGATCAGCGCCTTCGTCGTCGAGGCGTCGGCGCCCGGCGTGAGCGTCGTCCACAAGTGCCGGTTCATGGGGCTGCGCGCGATCGAGAACGGCGTCATCAAGTTCGACCGCGTGACCATCCCGAAGGAGAACCTGATCGGCCAGGAGGGGCAGGGGCTCAAGATCGCGCTCGTGACCCTCAACACCGGGCGTCTGTCGATCCCGGCGGCGGTGACGGGAATCGCGAAGGTCAACGTCGAGACCTGCCGCAAGTGGGCGTCCGAGCGCGCGCAGTGGGGCGCGGTGATCGGCAAACACGAGGCGATCGCGCACAAGATCGCCGACATGGCGGCGACCACCTACGCGATGGAGTCGGTCTCCGATCTCGCGAGCCGGATGTCCGACCGCGGCGGGTACGACATCCGCCTGGAGGCGGCGGCGGCGAAGGAGTTCAACACCTTCCGCGGCTGGGAGGTCGCCGACGAGACGATGCAGATCCGCGGCGGCCGCGGGTACGAGACCGAGCGGTCGCTGGAGGCGCGCGGCGAGGCCCCGATGCCGGTCGAACGGGCGATGCGCGACTTCCGGATCAACAAGATCTTCGAGGGCTCGTCCGAGATCATGCACCTGTTCATGGCCCGCGAGGCGGTGGACAAGCACCTCGAGATCGCCGGGGACCTCATCGATCCGGAGAAGACCGGCGGGGAGAAGTTCTCGGCGCTGATGCGCGCGGCGGCGTTCTACGCGGTCTGGTATCCGGGGCGCTGGTTCGGCTGGGGGCTCTGGCCCCGCTACGCCGGATTCGGGAAGCTCGCGCCGCACCTGAGGTTCGCCGAGCGGTCGTGCCGGAAGCTCGCCCGGTCGGTGTTCCACGGGATGATCGTCCACGGTCCCAAGCTCCAGAAAAAGCAGGCGTTCCTCTTCCGGCTCGTGGACGTCGGCCTCGAGCTGTTCGCGATCTCGGCCTGCTGCTCGCGGGCGCGCGCGATGCGCGACGAGCGCAACCCCGACACGGCGCGCGCCGAGGAGCTCGCGGATCTGTATTGCCGGAACGCGCAGCGCCGGGTGAAGCGGCTGTTCAAGGACCTCTGGAACAACGACGACGTCCTCAAGTACCGGGTGGGGCAGCACGTGCTCGACGGCACCCACGCCTGGCTCGAGGAGAACTCCATGGGGGCCCTCCCCGTCCGGCTGCGGGAGAAGCAGGGCGTGAGCGCGTAG
- a CDS encoding DUF6370 family protein, whose product MRKMFFMAALAVAALILVPMAVAGEGHDHGAAGKEVTVTGKILCAKCTLKKADAKGCQDVLVADEGGKSVEYYLTKNDVAEKYGHVCQGEKAVVATGTVMEKDGKTWLTATKMEAPTKG is encoded by the coding sequence ATGCGCAAGATGTTCTTCATGGCGGCGCTCGCCGTCGCGGCTCTGATTCTCGTCCCCATGGCCGTCGCCGGCGAAGGCCACGATCACGGCGCCGCCGGCAAGGAAGTCACCGTCACCGGCAAGATCCTGTGCGCCAAGTGCACGCTCAAGAAGGCGGACGCCAAGGGCTGCCAGGACGTCCTGGTCGCCGACGAGGGCGGCAAGTCCGTCGAGTACTACCTCACCAAGAACGACGTCGCCGAGAAGTACGGGCACGTCTGCCAGGGCGAGAAGGCGGTCGTCGCCACGGGCACCGTCATGGAGAAGGACGGCAAGACCTGGTTGACCGCTACCAAGATGGAAGCCCCCACGAAGGGCTGA
- a CDS encoding amidase: MSLTRRRALVAFATAAAGSAVFGRALASVAGSSPEVTDAMIREASWVSGVPLDEDKRKLLAKGLAQLQEGFAAMRAVAVDNAVPPALFFDATPGAAAVAETGAGTTAWSPRGGSRPKTDDDLAFASVGTIAGLLKSKKLSSTELTKLYLARLKRFDPKLLCAITITEELALKQAEAADRELSKGVWRGPLHGIPWGAKDLIAVPGYPTTWGSVPFKTQVRPEKATVAERLERAGAVLVAKTAVGELAWGDVWFGGMTRNPWKIEQGSSGSSAGSASAVAAGLVGFAIGTETWGSIVSPCTRCGVSGLRPTFGRVGRSGVMALAWSMDKLGPIARSVEDLALVFAAIHGADPGDAASVTRPFAWPPRRDPKSIRLGFVPALFDFDYTQWGENDEERRQLAEWKEFDQRSLRTLRTLGYDLVPVELPGSHPVDPLQVILTAEAATAFDELTRSGRDGELVRQVEQAWPNVFRQGQFVPAVEYLRANRIRTLVMRAMEEVFRKVDVYVVPSFGGDNLLRTNLTGHPAVVVPNGFGAADGTPTSLTFQGPLHGDDLVLAVAQAYQQATDFHRQRPPGF, from the coding sequence GTGTCGCTCACCCGCCGTCGCGCCCTCGTCGCCTTCGCCACCGCCGCCGCCGGCTCCGCCGTCTTCGGCCGCGCGCTCGCGTCGGTCGCCGGGAGCAGCCCCGAGGTCACCGACGCGATGATCCGCGAGGCGTCGTGGGTCTCCGGCGTCCCGCTCGACGAGGACAAGCGCAAGCTGCTCGCGAAGGGGCTCGCGCAGCTGCAGGAGGGGTTCGCGGCGATGCGCGCGGTCGCCGTGGACAACGCCGTGCCTCCCGCGTTGTTCTTCGACGCGACGCCGGGGGCGGCTGCCGTTGCGGAGACGGGGGCGGGAACGACGGCATGGTCTCCGCGCGGCGGCTCGCGGCCGAAGACCGACGACGATCTCGCGTTCGCGTCGGTCGGGACGATCGCGGGGCTGCTGAAGTCGAAGAAGCTCTCGTCGACGGAGCTGACGAAGCTCTACCTCGCCCGGCTGAAGCGGTTCGACCCCAAGCTCCTCTGCGCGATCACGATCACCGAGGAGCTCGCGCTGAAACAGGCCGAGGCGGCCGACCGCGAGCTGTCGAAGGGGGTGTGGCGCGGCCCCCTCCACGGGATCCCCTGGGGGGCCAAGGACCTGATCGCCGTGCCGGGGTATCCCACCACCTGGGGCTCGGTCCCCTTCAAGACGCAGGTGCGCCCCGAGAAGGCGACGGTCGCCGAGCGCCTCGAGCGCGCCGGTGCGGTGCTCGTCGCGAAGACCGCGGTGGGGGAGCTCGCCTGGGGCGACGTCTGGTTCGGCGGGATGACGCGTAACCCGTGGAAGATCGAGCAGGGCTCGAGCGGCTCCTCCGCGGGGTCGGCGAGCGCCGTCGCCGCGGGGCTCGTCGGGTTCGCGATCGGCACCGAAACGTGGGGGAGCATCGTCTCGCCGTGCACGCGGTGCGGGGTGTCGGGATTGAGGCCGACCTTCGGGCGCGTCGGGCGATCGGGGGTGATGGCGCTCGCGTGGTCGATGGACAAGCTCGGGCCGATCGCGCGCTCGGTCGAGGATCTGGCGCTCGTCTTCGCGGCCATCCACGGCGCCGACCCGGGCGATGCGGCTTCGGTGACGCGTCCGTTCGCCTGGCCTCCGCGGCGCGATCCGAAGTCCATCCGCCTCGGCTTCGTCCCGGCGTTGTTCGACTTCGACTACACGCAGTGGGGGGAGAACGACGAGGAGCGGCGCCAGCTCGCGGAGTGGAAGGAGTTCGACCAGCGCTCGCTCCGGACCCTCCGGACCCTGGGTTACGACCTCGTTCCCGTGGAGCTTCCCGGAAGCCATCCGGTCGATCCGCTGCAGGTCATCCTCACCGCCGAGGCGGCGACCGCGTTCGACGAGCTCACCCGCTCGGGACGCGACGGCGAGCTCGTCCGGCAGGTCGAGCAGGCGTGGCCCAACGTCTTCCGGCAGGGGCAGTTCGTTCCCGCCGTCGAGTACCTGCGCGCCAATCGCATCCGGACCCTCGTGATGCGGGCGATGGAGGAGGTCTTCCGCAAGGTGGACGTCTACGTCGTGCCGTCGTTCGGGGGAGACAACCTCCTGCGGACCAATCTCACCGGGCACCCGGCCGTCGTCGTCCCGAACGGGTTCGGCGCCGCCGATGGAACCCCGACGAGTCTCACCTTCCAGGGGCCGCTCCACGGCGACGACCTTGTCCTCGCCGTGGCCCAGGCCTACCAGCAGGCCACCGACTTCCACCGGCAGCGGCCGCCGGGGTTCTGA
- a CDS encoding DUF1684 domain-containing protein produces MTTILLAGWLLAAPAAEDFAAETRAWRERRIERLRSETGWLSLVGLHWLEEGENAIGTLPGTWILEGGRVRVKADPALGLTVDGKAVGEASLVSDLNENPSAIRLGEVRAQLIERGERFAIRVRDPKSPVRAGFKGIDTYPPDARFRIVAEWEPYATPKEIDVPNVLGTVDKARAPGVARFTVNGVPCALEPILEEGDTPLFFIFKDATSGKETYPAGRFLYAAAPKDGKVVLDFNRAYNPPCAFTPYATCPLPPKHNRLTVAIEAGEKTWH; encoded by the coding sequence ATGACGACGATCCTGTTGGCCGGTTGGCTGCTCGCGGCCCCCGCGGCGGAGGACTTCGCGGCCGAGACGCGCGCGTGGCGGGAGCGCCGGATCGAGCGCCTCCGGAGCGAGACGGGCTGGCTCTCCCTCGTCGGACTGCATTGGCTCGAGGAAGGCGAGAACGCGATCGGGACCCTTCCCGGGACCTGGATCCTCGAGGGAGGGAGGGTTCGCGTGAAGGCCGACCCCGCCCTCGGGCTCACCGTGGACGGGAAGGCGGTCGGCGAGGCCAGCCTCGTGAGCGACCTGAACGAGAACCCCTCCGCGATCCGGCTCGGGGAGGTCCGCGCCCAGCTGATCGAGCGCGGGGAGCGGTTCGCGATCCGCGTGCGCGATCCGAAAAGCCCGGTGCGGGCGGGCTTCAAGGGGATCGACACGTACCCGCCGGACGCGAGGTTCCGCATCGTCGCCGAGTGGGAGCCCTACGCGACGCCGAAGGAGATCGACGTCCCCAACGTCCTCGGCACCGTCGACAAGGCGCGGGCGCCGGGGGTGGCGAGGTTCACGGTGAACGGCGTGCCGTGCGCCCTCGAGCCGATCCTCGAGGAGGGGGACACGCCGCTGTTCTTCATCTTCAAGGACGCGACCAGCGGGAAGGAGACCTATCCCGCCGGCCGCTTCCTCTACGCCGCGGCGCCGAAGGACGGGAAGGTCGTCCTCGACTTCAACCGCGCCTACAACCCGCCCTGCGCCTTCACCCCCTACGCGACCTGTCCGCTCCCTCCGAAGCACAACCGCCTGACCGTCGCGATCGAGGCGGGGGAGAAGACCTGGCACTGA
- a CDS encoding TonB-dependent receptor — MFACRFAALAAVLFFSVSLAPPSRSADGSVLGVVVNAQDEPAADARVTLVELRRRAQTDAAGAFRFDGVPGGHYHVRVESPRWGTAVAEVDVVEGRATPLRVRIDLGIHEENIVVSASADARSLAEVAQPVAILEGVELQRRAQATLGETLAQEPGVSSNYYAPGASRPVIRGFTGDRVRILEDGLGTADASNVSPDHAVSYDPMGADRIEVVRGAATLLYGSSAVGGVVNVLDGRVPDHVPTQRIEGSVGARVGSAADERAASADLGGGAGRFAWQVGYLDRGADDLDTPEGTLANSDLDTRRGTVGASYVGPNGFVGVAYTDFASNYGSAVEEEVRIDLDQTRVDLRGEYDVPAGFLRSIRARAGTSDYEHVELEGDEVGTRFSNDSWEARAELLHRRLGAFEGNFGVHLTDRDFRAEGDEAYVQPTTTKTQALFVFEEIGRGKLLGEFGARWERQQTDSSDPTLQDRDFDALSASAGAVWKPAGDWSVALTLARSARLPTPEELYSNGPHVATFAFEIGDDGLGMEASLGVDLSVRRLAGRVRGEVNLFRDDFDDYIYDRATGEVDVDSGLPIYRFTQGDAEFRGLEALVHVELFHSEPHHVELDLRYDTVRAELGDGTPLPRIPAARYGVAVRYQGPKLWGNLEVLRTGDQDRVAPLETPTEGTTWLNAAVGYRIVAGRTVHDLILRGVNLTDELARNHGSRFKDEVPLTGRDLSLSYRLTF, encoded by the coding sequence ATGTTCGCGTGTCGCTTCGCGGCGCTCGCCGCCGTCCTGTTCTTTTCCGTGAGTCTGGCTCCCCCGTCCCGCTCCGCCGACGGCTCGGTCCTCGGCGTCGTCGTCAACGCGCAGGACGAGCCCGCGGCCGACGCGAGGGTGACCCTCGTCGAGCTGCGTCGCCGCGCCCAGACCGACGCCGCCGGGGCCTTCCGCTTCGACGGCGTCCCCGGCGGCCATTACCACGTCCGTGTCGAAAGCCCGCGCTGGGGGACCGCCGTCGCCGAGGTCGACGTCGTGGAAGGGCGGGCCACGCCGCTGCGCGTGCGCATCGACCTCGGGATCCACGAGGAGAACATCGTCGTCAGCGCGAGCGCCGACGCCCGCAGCCTCGCGGAGGTCGCGCAGCCGGTGGCGATCCTCGAGGGGGTCGAGTTGCAGCGGCGGGCGCAGGCGACGCTCGGCGAGACCCTCGCCCAGGAGCCGGGAGTCAGCTCGAACTACTACGCGCCGGGGGCGAGCCGGCCCGTGATCCGCGGGTTCACCGGGGACCGCGTGCGCATCCTCGAGGACGGCCTGGGCACCGCCGACGCCTCGAACGTCAGCCCGGACCACGCGGTGAGCTACGACCCCATGGGCGCCGACCGGATCGAGGTCGTGCGCGGCGCGGCGACCCTCCTGTACGGAAGCAGCGCCGTGGGAGGGGTCGTGAACGTGCTCGACGGCCGCGTCCCCGACCACGTGCCGACGCAGCGGATCGAGGGCTCGGTCGGCGCCCGCGTCGGCTCCGCCGCCGACGAGCGCGCCGCGAGCGCCGACCTCGGCGGGGGCGCCGGTCGCTTCGCCTGGCAGGTCGGCTACCTCGACCGCGGCGCGGACGACCTCGACACCCCCGAGGGGACGCTCGCCAACAGCGACCTCGACACCCGGCGCGGCACCGTGGGGGCGTCCTACGTCGGCCCGAACGGGTTCGTGGGCGTGGCCTACACCGACTTCGCGTCGAACTACGGCTCCGCGGTCGAGGAGGAGGTGCGCATCGACCTCGACCAGACACGCGTCGACCTGCGCGGAGAATACGACGTCCCGGCGGGGTTCCTGCGCTCGATCCGGGCAAGGGCCGGCACGTCCGACTACGAACACGTCGAGCTCGAGGGCGACGAGGTCGGGACCCGGTTCTCCAACGACAGCTGGGAGGCGCGGGCGGAGCTCCTCCACCGGCGGCTGGGGGCGTTCGAGGGGAACTTCGGAGTCCATCTGACCGATCGCGACTTCAGGGCAGAGGGCGACGAGGCCTACGTCCAGCCGACGACGACGAAGACGCAGGCGCTGTTCGTGTTCGAGGAGATCGGCCGCGGCAAGCTCCTCGGGGAGTTCGGCGCGCGCTGGGAGCGCCAGCAGACCGACTCGTCGGACCCGACGCTGCAGGACCGCGACTTCGACGCGCTCAGCGCCTCCGCCGGCGCCGTGTGGAAACCCGCCGGAGACTGGTCGGTCGCGCTGACGCTCGCGCGCTCCGCGCGACTTCCGACCCCCGAGGAGCTGTACTCGAACGGCCCCCACGTCGCGACCTTCGCCTTCGAGATCGGCGACGACGGCCTCGGGATGGAAGCGAGCCTGGGCGTCGACCTGTCGGTTCGGCGGCTGGCCGGCAGGGTGCGGGGCGAGGTCAACCTCTTCCGGGACGACTTCGACGACTACATCTACGACCGCGCCACGGGAGAGGTGGACGTCGACAGCGGCCTTCCGATCTACCGGTTCACGCAGGGCGACGCGGAGTTCCGCGGACTCGAGGCGCTCGTCCACGTCGAGCTGTTCCACTCGGAGCCGCACCACGTCGAGCTCGACCTGCGCTACGACACGGTGCGTGCGGAGCTCGGGGACGGGACGCCGCTCCCGCGCATCCCCGCCGCGCGTTACGGCGTCGCGGTCCGGTACCAGGGCCCGAAGCTGTGGGGCAACCTCGAGGTGCTCCGGACCGGGGACCAGGACCGCGTCGCCCCGCTCGAAACGCCGACCGAGGGGACCACCTGGCTCAACGCGGCGGTGGGATACCGGATCGTCGCGGGTCGGACGGTCCACGACCTGATCCTGCGCGGCGTCAACCTCACCGACGAGCTCGCCCGGAACCACGGGTCGCGGTTCAAGGACGAGGTGCCCCTGACCGGTCGGGACCTGAGCCTGTCGTACCGGCTGACGTTCTGA